A part of Kitasatospora acidiphila genomic DNA contains:
- a CDS encoding LCP family protein, which yields MTSPRREGTGSSRTRRWLKRISLTLAVLVLATGTAGYLYLRHLDHNIRHAPLRAAVALPPPPPGPTDQAGRTAMNILVIGTDSRADLGGAYGDVDNTGPGNNDVNLLLHIAPDRNSAVAVNLPRDTLVDLPECKDPKTGEDFPAAEHRPLNEALGRGGPGCVTSTVESITQLKIDHYALVDFQGVKDLTNAVGGVPVDLCTPIHDRESHLDLPAGPQLLNGDEGLAFVRTRMAVQDGSSLGRFTMQRAYLAALVRKVTGAGTLLDPTTAFPVVETATRSITVDDAIAGTTKLVGLANQLSGIKPDAVQFVQPEMHYTADDPDPALREKAAFTQPAADQLFQLIREGRPLTQAPAPTASATGSPTDSPTDSPAASGSPSATAAASAVQADDGSPSPSASASPAPTGPGGVTVRNGDDHSCVQGWTGTLDQ from the coding sequence ATGACCAGCCCGCGGCGCGAGGGCACCGGGAGCAGTCGCACCCGGCGCTGGCTGAAGCGGATCTCGCTCACCCTGGCCGTGCTGGTGCTGGCCACCGGCACGGCCGGCTACCTCTACCTGCGGCACCTGGACCACAACATCCGGCACGCGCCGCTGCGGGCCGCCGTCGCCCTGCCGCCGCCTCCGCCCGGTCCGACCGACCAGGCGGGCCGGACCGCGATGAACATCCTGGTCATCGGCACCGACAGCCGGGCCGACCTGGGTGGTGCCTACGGCGACGTGGACAACACCGGGCCCGGCAACAACGACGTCAACCTGCTGCTGCACATCGCGCCGGACCGGAACTCCGCAGTGGCGGTCAACCTGCCCCGGGACACCCTGGTCGACCTGCCCGAGTGCAAGGACCCCAAGACCGGCGAGGACTTCCCCGCCGCCGAGCACCGGCCGCTCAACGAGGCGCTGGGGCGCGGCGGCCCGGGCTGCGTCACCAGCACCGTGGAGTCGATCACCCAGCTGAAGATCGACCACTACGCGCTGGTCGACTTCCAGGGCGTCAAGGACCTGACCAACGCGGTCGGCGGGGTCCCGGTCGACCTGTGCACGCCGATCCACGACCGGGAGTCCCACCTCGACCTGCCGGCCGGGCCCCAACTGCTCAACGGGGACGAGGGGTTGGCCTTCGTGCGGACCAGGATGGCGGTGCAGGACGGCAGTTCGCTGGGCCGGTTCACCATGCAGCGGGCCTACCTGGCCGCCCTGGTGCGCAAGGTGACCGGCGCCGGCACCCTGCTGGACCCGACCACCGCCTTCCCGGTGGTCGAGACGGCGACCCGCTCGATCACCGTGGACGACGCGATCGCCGGCACCACCAAGCTGGTCGGGCTGGCCAACCAGCTCAGCGGCATCAAGCCGGACGCGGTGCAGTTCGTCCAGCCCGAGATGCACTACACCGCGGACGATCCCGACCCGGCGCTGCGCGAGAAGGCAGCGTTCACCCAGCCCGCCGCGGACCAGCTGTTCCAGCTGATCCGGGAGGGCCGGCCGCTGACCCAGGCGCCCGCGCCGACCGCCTCGGCGACCGGCTCGCCCACCGACTCACCCACCGACTCACCGGCAGCGAGCGGCTCGCCGTCGGCGACCGCCGCGGCGTCGGCCGTGCAGGCGGACGACGGCTCGCCGTCCCCGTCGGCCTCGGCGTCGCCCGCGCCCACCGGCCCCGGCGGCGTCACGGTGCGCAACGGCGACGACCACAGCTGCGTTCAGGGCTGGACCGGCACGCTCGACCAGTGA
- a CDS encoding LCP family protein has protein sequence MDNWEQGGPGSGRRPGPEGATGGAEPPLPPSLNPRGPGAAPQPQHSIPASRPLPGARPPGGPTGAPATALSPGGPPRQPVRRRRSRKRIAAYVALGLVGALLATAGGTYAWADSKLNQQNVLSDYPGRPAAGKGTNWLIVGSDSRNGLSDTQKQQLHTGSDDGKRSDSMMILHIGDRGNTLMSIPRDSWVPIPQHLDTAGTGRTIPATTSKINSAFNNGGGQLLAETVEKNTGIHIDHYAEVGFAGFVGIVDAVGGVHMCIDKDIQDQDSGLNLKAGCQTLNGQQSLAFVRQRHQMADQDLGRMRNQQKFLSALAHQAATPSTLLDPFTLYPLIGSGLDTLIVDKNTGLTDLGSLFEAMRSVSGGDGKSITIPISNPNYHTPDGQSAVKWDPVKSKQVFDAIEHDTALPAL, from the coding sequence ATGGACAACTGGGAGCAGGGCGGACCGGGCAGCGGCCGCCGACCTGGACCGGAAGGTGCGACCGGCGGCGCCGAGCCGCCACTGCCGCCTTCGCTCAACCCGCGCGGACCGGGCGCCGCACCGCAGCCCCAGCACTCGATACCCGCTTCACGGCCGCTGCCGGGTGCACGGCCGCCCGGCGGCCCGACCGGGGCGCCCGCGACGGCGCTCTCGCCCGGCGGCCCGCCGCGGCAGCCGGTGCGCCGGCGCCGGTCGCGCAAGCGGATCGCGGCCTACGTCGCGCTCGGCCTGGTCGGCGCCCTGCTCGCCACCGCGGGCGGCACCTACGCCTGGGCCGACTCCAAGCTGAACCAGCAGAACGTCCTGTCCGACTACCCGGGCCGCCCCGCCGCCGGCAAGGGCACCAACTGGCTGATCGTCGGCTCCGACAGCCGCAACGGTCTCAGCGACACCCAGAAGCAGCAGCTGCACACCGGCTCCGACGACGGCAAGCGCAGCGACTCGATGATGATCCTGCACATCGGCGACCGCGGGAACACCCTGATGAGCATCCCGCGCGACTCCTGGGTGCCGATCCCGCAGCACCTGGACACCGCGGGCACCGGCCGGACCATCCCGGCCACCACCAGCAAGATCAACTCGGCCTTCAACAACGGCGGCGGCCAACTGCTGGCGGAGACGGTGGAGAAGAACACCGGCATCCACATCGACCACTACGCCGAGGTCGGCTTCGCGGGCTTCGTCGGCATCGTGGACGCCGTGGGCGGTGTGCACATGTGCATCGACAAGGACATCCAGGACCAGGACTCCGGGCTCAACCTCAAGGCCGGCTGCCAGACCCTCAACGGGCAGCAGTCGCTCGCGTTCGTCCGCCAGCGCCACCAGATGGCCGACCAGGACCTGGGCCGGATGCGCAACCAGCAGAAGTTCCTCTCCGCACTGGCCCACCAGGCGGCCACCCCGAGCACCCTGCTGGATCCGTTCACCCTCTACCCGCTGATCGGCTCCGGCCTGGACACCCTGATCGTGGACAAGAACACCGGACTGACCGACCTGGGCTCGCTCTTCGAGGCGATGCGCTCGGTGAGCGGTGGCGACGGCAAGAGCATCACCATCCCGATCTCCAATCCGAACTACCACACGCCTGACGGCCAGTCAGCGGTCAAGTGGGATCCGGTGAAGTCCAAGCAGGTCTTCGACGCCATCGAGCACGACACCGCGCTGCCGGCGCTCTGA
- a CDS encoding TIGR03089 family protein, with protein sequence MTAPFAADAHAPAELLRAALGEDPARPLITFYDDRSGERVELSVKTFDNWVAKTANLLQDELNAAPEDRAALLLPAHWQSAVWLLACWSVGVTAVPAGDPAEAQLVVSGPDGLAAAEACGGERVALALRPLGGRFPQRPEGFLDYAAEVPGQGDRFAPYSPVVADSLALESSVDGLPLKLTGAQTVQLAREGAARLGLERGSRVLSTLSYDDWAGLEAGLLAPLAAGGSVVLCRNSEGLTEDQWQRRIEAERVTHRLG encoded by the coding sequence ATGACTGCGCCTTTCGCTGCCGACGCCCACGCCCCCGCCGAGCTGCTGCGAGCCGCCCTCGGTGAGGATCCCGCCCGCCCGTTGATCACCTTCTACGACGACCGGTCGGGCGAGAGAGTCGAACTCTCGGTCAAGACCTTCGACAACTGGGTCGCCAAGACCGCCAATCTGCTGCAGGACGAGCTGAACGCCGCCCCCGAGGACCGGGCGGCGCTGCTGCTGCCGGCCCACTGGCAGAGCGCCGTCTGGCTGCTGGCCTGCTGGTCGGTGGGCGTCACGGCGGTACCGGCCGGTGATCCGGCCGAGGCCCAGCTGGTGGTCAGCGGTCCGGACGGCCTGGCCGCCGCCGAGGCCTGCGGCGGCGAGCGGGTGGCGCTGGCGCTGCGCCCGCTGGGCGGCCGGTTCCCGCAGCGGCCGGAGGGGTTCCTGGACTACGCGGCCGAGGTGCCGGGCCAGGGCGACCGGTTCGCCCCGTACTCCCCGGTGGTCGCCGACTCACTGGCGCTGGAGAGCTCGGTGGACGGGCTGCCGCTGAAGCTGACCGGCGCGCAGACCGTGCAACTGGCCCGCGAGGGCGCCGCCCGGCTCGGCTTGGAGCGCGGATCGCGTGTTCTCAGCACCCTCTCCTACGACGACTGGGCCGGCCTGGAGGCGGGCCTGCTGGCACCGCTGGCGGCCGGCGGTTCGGTGGTGCTCTGCCGCAACTCCGAGGGCCTGACGGAGGATCAGTGGCAGCGCCGGATCGAGGCGGAGCGGGTCACCCACCGGCTCGGCTGA
- a CDS encoding ABC transporter permease gives MVLSLIAVVLSVAFVSGTLVFSNTATSTFNKLFAATASDVAINPAPPSGDDSGQGQDASGRTPTLPASVVQQVAGLPGVKTAEATVSTTTGTLVNPKTNKAVGPTTGAPTIIGAWVNGPRTPMKVTSGSAPAGSGQMMIDADTASKAKLHLGDPIRVIGERGTFDYTISGIATFTGTNPGAALAFTDLPTAQQDLLGSTKLLTGVDLYGDGSKTNDQLKAEAAAALGSGYQLKTSAEQQADGAKGVGSFLNFMKYVMLGFAGISLLVGGFLIINTFSMLVAQRTRELGLLRALGGSRRQVNRSVLIEALLLGVLGSTIGMLAGLGLALLLIQLMKGAGMTLSSSLDITAAVPIASYAVGIIITMLAAWIPARRAGKVSPMAALRDHGTPAEASTNKVRIILGLLVTLGGAALLAVGGTSKNLGQAGSDLGLGVVLTLVGFVVLGPLLAGVVVRVLGAALPALFGPSGKLAQRNALRNPRRTGATAAALMIGLALVTGASVVTNSMVASTSEQIDKQVGADYIVTVNHGGLTSSMVDAAKNTAGIGHITEQRELPSNLTLPDGSVVKHQYISAVSSTFTQDFAVPVSTGSGDGLLNGGISVDQNFAKDHKLSVGDKITVDYGSGRTQQLPIGLVTTTGNAIFDHHLFATIDTVAKAVPQDQQPLDVVVFGRAASGADKAKTLTALQNSFNAYPQVSVQDQAGYKKIVQQQVDSLLTLIYGLLGLAIIVAVLGVVNTLALSVVERTREIGLLRAIGLSRRQLRRMIRLESVVIAVFGALLGAGLGLAWGITAQQVLKTQGLNVLSVPVGTIVGVLVASAVVGLLAALLPAFRAGRMNVLSAIASG, from the coding sequence ATGGTGCTGTCGCTGATCGCGGTGGTGCTGTCGGTGGCGTTCGTCTCCGGCACCCTGGTCTTCTCCAACACCGCCACCAGCACCTTCAACAAGCTCTTCGCCGCGACCGCCTCCGACGTGGCCATCAACCCGGCGCCGCCGAGCGGTGACGACTCGGGCCAGGGCCAGGACGCCTCCGGCCGGACCCCGACCCTCCCGGCCTCCGTCGTGCAGCAGGTGGCCGGGCTGCCGGGCGTCAAGACGGCTGAAGCCACCGTCAGCACCACCACCGGCACCCTGGTCAACCCGAAGACCAACAAGGCGGTCGGCCCGACCACTGGCGCCCCGACCATCATCGGCGCCTGGGTCAACGGCCCGCGCACCCCGATGAAGGTCACGTCCGGGAGCGCGCCGGCCGGCTCCGGCCAGATGATGATCGACGCGGACACCGCGAGCAAGGCCAAGCTCCACCTCGGAGACCCGATCCGGGTGATCGGCGAGCGCGGCACCTTCGACTACACCATCTCCGGGATCGCCACCTTCACCGGCACCAACCCGGGCGCCGCGCTGGCCTTCACCGACCTGCCCACCGCCCAGCAGGACCTGCTCGGCAGCACCAAGCTGCTCACCGGCGTGGACCTCTACGGTGACGGCAGCAAGACCAACGACCAGCTGAAGGCCGAGGCCGCCGCGGCCCTGGGCAGCGGTTACCAGCTGAAGACCAGTGCCGAGCAGCAGGCCGACGGTGCCAAGGGCGTCGGCTCGTTCCTCAACTTCATGAAGTACGTGATGCTCGGCTTCGCCGGCATCTCGCTGCTGGTCGGCGGCTTCCTGATCATCAACACCTTCTCCATGCTGGTCGCCCAGCGCACCAGGGAGCTCGGCCTGCTGCGGGCGCTCGGCGGCAGCCGGCGCCAGGTGAACCGCTCGGTGCTCATCGAGGCGCTGCTGCTCGGCGTGCTCGGCTCGACCATCGGCATGCTGGCCGGTCTCGGCCTGGCACTGCTGCTGATCCAGCTGATGAAGGGCGCCGGGATGACGCTCAGCAGCTCGCTGGACATCACCGCCGCGGTGCCGATCGCCTCCTACGCGGTGGGCATCATCATCACCATGCTGGCCGCCTGGATCCCGGCCCGCCGGGCCGGCAAGGTCTCCCCGATGGCCGCGCTGCGCGACCACGGCACCCCGGCCGAGGCGAGCACCAACAAGGTGCGGATCATCCTCGGCCTGCTGGTCACGCTCGGCGGCGCCGCGCTGCTGGCGGTCGGCGGCACCAGCAAGAACCTCGGGCAGGCCGGCTCCGACCTGGGGCTCGGCGTGGTGCTGACGCTGGTCGGCTTCGTGGTGCTCGGCCCGCTGCTGGCCGGGGTCGTGGTCCGGGTGCTGGGTGCCGCGCTGCCGGCCCTGTTCGGTCCGTCCGGCAAGCTGGCCCAGCGCAACGCGCTGCGCAACCCGCGCCGCACCGGTGCCACCGCGGCCGCGCTGATGATCGGCCTGGCGCTGGTCACCGGTGCCTCGGTGGTCACCAACTCGATGGTCGCCTCGACCAGCGAGCAGATCGACAAGCAGGTCGGCGCCGACTACATCGTCACCGTCAACCACGGCGGGCTGACCTCGTCGATGGTCGACGCGGCGAAGAACACCGCCGGCATCGGCCACATCACCGAGCAGCGCGAGCTGCCGTCCAACCTCACCCTGCCCGACGGCTCGGTGGTCAAGCACCAGTACATCTCCGCGGTCTCGTCGACCTTCACCCAGGACTTCGCGGTGCCGGTCTCGACGGGCAGCGGGGACGGCCTGCTGAACGGCGGGATCTCGGTCGACCAGAACTTCGCCAAGGACCACAAGCTCAGCGTGGGTGACAAGATCACCGTCGACTACGGCTCCGGCCGCACCCAGCAGCTGCCGATCGGCCTGGTCACCACCACCGGCAACGCGATCTTCGACCACCACCTGTTCGCCACCATCGACACGGTGGCCAAGGCGGTGCCGCAGGACCAGCAGCCGCTGGACGTGGTGGTCTTCGGCCGGGCCGCGAGCGGCGCGGACAAGGCGAAGACCCTCACCGCCCTGCAGAACTCCTTCAACGCCTACCCGCAGGTGTCGGTGCAGGACCAGGCCGGCTACAAGAAGATCGTGCAGCAGCAGGTGGACAGCCTGCTGACGCTGATCTACGGCCTGCTGGGCCTGGCGATCATCGTCGCGGTGCTCGGCGTGGTGAACACCCTGGCACTGTCGGTGGTGGAGCGGACCAGGGAGATCGGCCTGCTGCGGGCGATCGGCCTGTCGCGCCGTCAGCTGCGCCGGATGATCCGGCTGGAGTCCGTGGTGATCGCGGTCTTCGGCGCGCTGCTCGGTGCGGGCCTGGGTCTGGCCTGGGGCATCACCGCCCAGCAGGTGCTCAAGACCCAGGGGCTGAACGTGCTGTCGGTGCCGGTCGGCACCATCGTCGGGGTGCTGGTCGCCTCGGCCGTGGTCGGCCTGCTGGCCGCGCTGCTGCCGGCCTTCCGCGCCGGCCGGATGAACGTGCTGTCGGCGATCGCCAGCGGCTGA
- a CDS encoding type II toxin-antitoxin system RelE family toxin: MKYAFRFTTHARRQLRSIGQAEALRILAALTPLGDDPYADNLNVRKLAGQDGLYRLRVGDYRLIYQVHDQVLVVLVVNVGNRRDVYRNL, encoded by the coding sequence GTGAAGTACGCATTCCGCTTCACCACCCATGCTCGCCGCCAGCTGCGCTCGATCGGTCAGGCCGAGGCCCTGCGGATCCTCGCGGCGCTGACCCCGTTGGGCGACGACCCGTATGCGGACAACCTCAACGTTCGCAAGCTCGCGGGACAGGACGGCCTCTACCGTCTCCGGGTCGGCGACTACCGGCTGATCTACCAGGTGCACGACCAGGTCCTGGTGGTCCTGGTCGTGAACGTGGGTAACCGGCGGGACGTCTACCGGAACCTCTGA
- a CDS encoding peptidoglycan recognition protein family protein, with protein sequence MPNRFKPLSALSTRSALTRSATLLGAGCALSLLTQATAVPAVPVTQAGARTATIALGALPGGRAGGPTVRGLTARGTTNYSLLGVSWDDPEAQLAGTVQVRTRSAGRWSGWQDLVADSEDRPDRAEADGPGTRGATAPRWVGPSDGVEVRVTGDGPLPRGLRVDLVDPGTGKPGADVQTMPSDEASASAPDAAHRLARHAGAHQAPRPGIVTRTGWGADESLRHPGFTYTGAVRVVFVHHTDTANDYSCSDSPKVIRAIYQYHVQTNGWNDIGYNFLVDRCGTIYEGRAGGVAQPVLGAHTLGFNADSTGVAALGTFSGDVPPQAQVDGVTKIAAWKLGLTGQDALGTASLTSASDGSRFPAGDSHSFDTISGHRDAFATECPGTELYDRLPAMRLWAAHLQGRR encoded by the coding sequence ATGCCGAACCGATTCAAGCCTCTCTCCGCGCTGTCGACCCGTTCCGCGCTGACCCGCTCCGCCACGCTGCTCGGCGCCGGCTGCGCCCTCTCGCTCCTGACCCAGGCCACGGCCGTCCCCGCCGTCCCCGTCACCCAGGCGGGCGCCCGCACCGCGACCATCGCGCTCGGCGCCCTGCCCGGAGGCCGGGCCGGCGGGCCGACCGTGCGGGGCCTGACCGCCCGCGGCACCACGAACTACTCGCTGCTCGGCGTCAGCTGGGACGATCCGGAGGCCCAGCTGGCCGGCACCGTCCAGGTCCGCACCCGCTCGGCCGGCCGCTGGAGCGGCTGGCAGGACCTGGTCGCCGACTCCGAGGACCGCCCGGACCGGGCGGAGGCCGACGGCCCGGGCACCCGCGGCGCCACCGCGCCGCGATGGGTCGGGCCGAGCGACGGCGTCGAGGTCCGCGTCACCGGCGACGGGCCGCTGCCGCGCGGCCTGCGGGTCGACCTGGTCGACCCCGGCACCGGCAAGCCCGGGGCCGACGTCCAGACCATGCCGTCCGACGAGGCGTCAGCCTCCGCACCCGACGCGGCCCACCGGCTGGCCCGGCACGCCGGGGCCCACCAGGCGCCCCGGCCCGGCATCGTCACCCGAACCGGCTGGGGAGCCGACGAGTCGCTGCGCCATCCGGGTTTCACCTACACCGGGGCCGTTCGGGTGGTCTTCGTGCACCACACCGACACCGCCAACGACTACAGCTGCTCGGACAGCCCCAAGGTGATCCGCGCGATCTACCAGTACCACGTGCAGACCAACGGCTGGAACGACATCGGCTACAACTTCCTGGTCGACCGCTGCGGCACCATCTACGAGGGCCGGGCCGGCGGGGTGGCCCAACCGGTGCTCGGCGCCCACACGCTGGGCTTCAACGCCGACAGCACCGGCGTCGCCGCCCTCGGCACCTTCAGCGGCGACGTGCCGCCGCAGGCCCAGGTGGACGGCGTCACCAAGATCGCCGCCTGGAAGCTCGGCCTCACCGGCCAGGACGCGCTCGGCACCGCCTCGCTGACCTCCGCCAGCGACGGCAGCCGCTTCCCGGCGGGTGACAGCCACTCCTTCGACACCATCTCCGGCCACCGGGACGCCTTCGCCACCGAATGCCCCGGCACCGAGCTGTACGACCGGCTGCCGGCGATGCGCCTGTGGGCGGCACACCTGCAGGGCCGTCGGTAG
- a CDS encoding glycosyltransferase family 2 protein — MAAEELPAVSVIMPVLNEERHLRTAVRRILEQEYAGAMEVVIALGPSTDRTDAIAAELAAEDPRVRTVPNPSGRTPAALNAAIRASSNPIVVRVDGHGLLTPGYVATAVRLLGEMEAANVGGIMQAEGETEWEKAVAAAMTAKIGVGNAAFHTGGLAGPAETVYLGVFRREVLEKLGGYNEEFIRAQDWELNYRIRQDGGLIWFTPQLRVTYRPRPSVRALAKQYKDYGRWRRVVTRYHRGSVNLRYLAPPTALIAVLLGLVLGAAVHPLCFVLPGGYAAAILAGSLKEGRGLSLRARLQLPVALATMHFSWGFGFLTSPRKLAAKVIASTTPTAARESVH; from the coding sequence ATGGCTGCTGAGGAGCTGCCGGCGGTCTCCGTGATCATGCCGGTGCTGAACGAGGAACGACACCTTCGCACGGCTGTGCGGCGAATCCTGGAGCAGGAGTACGCCGGGGCCATGGAGGTGGTGATCGCGCTGGGTCCGTCCACCGACCGCACCGACGCGATCGCCGCCGAGCTGGCCGCCGAGGATCCGCGGGTGCGGACCGTGCCGAACCCCAGCGGGCGCACCCCCGCCGCGCTGAACGCGGCGATCAGGGCCTCCAGCAACCCGATCGTGGTGCGGGTGGACGGCCACGGCCTGCTCACGCCCGGATACGTCGCCACCGCCGTGCGCCTGCTCGGCGAGATGGAGGCGGCCAACGTCGGCGGCATCATGCAGGCCGAGGGCGAGACCGAGTGGGAGAAGGCGGTCGCCGCGGCGATGACCGCCAAGATAGGTGTCGGCAACGCGGCCTTCCACACCGGCGGCCTGGCCGGCCCGGCGGAGACCGTCTACCTCGGGGTGTTCCGCCGCGAGGTGCTGGAGAAGCTCGGCGGCTACAACGAGGAGTTCATCCGCGCCCAGGACTGGGAGCTGAACTACCGGATCCGCCAGGACGGCGGCCTGATCTGGTTCACCCCGCAGCTGCGGGTCACCTACCGGCCCCGCCCCAGCGTGCGGGCGCTCGCCAAGCAGTACAAGGACTACGGGCGCTGGCGCCGGGTGGTGACGCGCTACCACCGCGGCTCGGTCAACCTGCGCTACCTCGCCCCGCCGACCGCGCTGATCGCGGTGCTGCTCGGCCTGGTGCTCGGCGCGGCGGTGCATCCGCTGTGCTTCGTGCTGCCCGGCGGCTATGCGGCCGCGATCCTGGCCGGCTCGCTCAAGGAGGGGCGCGGCCTGTCGCTGCGGGCCCGGCTGCAGCTGCCGGTCGCGCTGGCCACCATGCACTTCAGCTGGGGCTTCGGCTTCCTCACCTCGCCGCGCAAGCTGGCCGCCAAGGTGATCGCCAGCACCACTCCGACGGCGGCGCGCGAGTCGGTGCACTGA
- a CDS encoding type II toxin-antitoxin system Phd/YefM family antitoxin has translation MADALNIREARAHFAELMSKAEAGEVTVITRKGERVGAIVPISVLDAIEDAADELAAREARQHLDDPTVSMAELLADLFADPGEAAGGAA, from the coding sequence ATGGCTGATGCACTGAACATTCGTGAGGCACGGGCCCACTTCGCCGAGCTGATGAGCAAGGCCGAGGCGGGCGAGGTCACGGTGATCACGCGCAAGGGCGAGCGGGTCGGTGCCATAGTGCCGATCTCGGTGCTCGACGCCATCGAGGATGCCGCTGACGAGTTGGCCGCCCGGGAGGCGCGACAGCACCTCGACGACCCGACCGTGAGCATGGCCGAACTGCTCGCGGACCTGTTCGCCGACCCGGGCGAGGCCGCCGGTGGTGCTGCGTGA
- a CDS encoding DNA-3-methyladenine glycosylase family protein: protein MTELPQERVWLPGHPLDLHRTLAPLSHGPGDPACRHTPDGAVWRASRTPAGPGTLRVEAGRGGVRAQAWGPGAGWLLDRLPELLGGTDDPAGLRLPPGPLREAQRTNPGLRLCRTGLVLESLIPAILEQKVTSDEAYRAWRLLLRDFGTPAPGPADRMRVPPSAREWALIPSWEWHKAGVDPKRSATIQRAVRLAPRLEQASAMTHADAYARLTAVPGIGEWTAAETLQRSNGDPDAVSVGDFHLADYVGWAMVGRPRSTDAELLTLLAPYTPHRHRVCRLVALTGLRPPKYGPRLAPNDHRGR, encoded by the coding sequence GTGACCGAACTCCCCCAGGAGCGGGTCTGGCTCCCCGGCCACCCGCTCGACCTGCACCGCACCCTGGCCCCGCTGAGCCACGGCCCCGGCGACCCGGCCTGCCGGCACACCCCGGACGGGGCCGTCTGGCGCGCCTCGCGCACGCCCGCCGGGCCGGGCACGCTGCGGGTCGAGGCCGGCCGCGGCGGGGTGCGGGCGCAGGCCTGGGGGCCGGGGGCCGGCTGGCTGCTCGACCGGCTGCCGGAGCTGCTCGGCGGCACCGACGACCCGGCCGGCCTGCGGCTGCCGCCCGGCCCGCTGCGCGAGGCCCAGCGGACCAACCCCGGACTGCGGCTGTGCCGGACCGGGCTGGTGCTGGAGTCGCTGATCCCGGCGATCCTGGAGCAGAAGGTCACCTCCGACGAGGCCTACCGCGCCTGGCGGCTGCTGCTGCGCGACTTCGGCACGCCGGCGCCCGGGCCGGCCGACCGGATGCGGGTGCCGCCGTCGGCCCGGGAGTGGGCGCTGATCCCGTCCTGGGAGTGGCACAAGGCGGGCGTCGACCCCAAGCGGTCGGCCACCATCCAGCGGGCGGTGCGGCTGGCGCCCCGGCTGGAGCAGGCCTCCGCCATGACCCACGCCGACGCCTACGCCCGGCTCACCGCGGTGCCCGGCATCGGCGAGTGGACCGCCGCCGAGACCCTGCAGCGCAGCAACGGCGACCCGGACGCGGTCTCGGTCGGCGACTTCCACCTCGCCGACTACGTCGGCTGGGCGATGGTCGGCCGCCCCCGCTCCACCGACGCCGAACTCCTCACCCTGCTCGCCCCCTACACCCCGCACCGCCACCGGGTCTGCCGCCTGGTCGCCCTCACCGGCCTACGGCCACCGAAGTACGGCCCCCGCCTGGCACCCAACGACCACCGGGGGCGGTGA
- a CDS encoding ABC transporter ATP-binding protein gives MTTASAAVQTSDNPGGPSANAAAARQVTKAYGAGETRVTALNAVDVDIQRGRFTAIMGPSGSGKSTLMHCLAGLDTVTDGRIWIGDTEITGLKDKQLTKLRRDKIGFIFQSFNLLPTLNALENITLPMDIAGRKPDQGWLDQVVDTVGLADRLKHRPTQLSGGQQQRVAVARALAARPEIIFGDEPTGNLDSRSGAEVLTFLRRSVDELSQTIVMVTHDPVAASYADRVLFLADGVIVDEMHAPTADSVLERMRRFDGKRTS, from the coding sequence GTGACGACGGCATCCGCAGCCGTACAGACATCCGACAACCCAGGCGGCCCGTCCGCCAACGCCGCAGCGGCGCGGCAGGTCACCAAGGCGTACGGCGCGGGCGAGACCCGGGTCACGGCGCTCAACGCGGTCGATGTGGACATCCAGCGCGGCCGGTTCACCGCGATCATGGGCCCGTCCGGGTCCGGCAAGTCGACCCTGATGCACTGCCTGGCGGGTCTGGACACGGTGACCGACGGGCGGATCTGGATCGGTGACACCGAGATCACCGGACTGAAGGACAAGCAGCTGACCAAGCTGCGCCGGGACAAGATCGGGTTCATCTTCCAGTCGTTCAACCTGCTGCCCACGCTGAACGCGCTCGAGAACATCACGCTGCCGATGGACATAGCCGGCCGCAAGCCCGACCAGGGCTGGCTGGACCAGGTGGTGGACACCGTCGGCCTGGCCGACCGGCTCAAGCACCGGCCGACCCAGCTCTCGGGCGGCCAGCAGCAGCGCGTCGCGGTCGCGCGGGCACTGGCGGCCCGGCCGGAGATCATCTTCGGCGACGAGCCGACCGGCAACCTGGACTCCCGCTCCGGCGCCGAGGTGCTGACCTTCCTGCGCCGCTCGGTCGACGAGCTCTCCCAGACCATCGTGATGGTCACCCACGACCCGGTCGCCGCGAGCTACGCGGACCGGGTGCTCTTCCTGGCCGACGGCGTGATCGTGGACGAGATGCACGCGCCGACCGCCGACTCCGTCCTCGAGCGCATGCGCCGTTTCGACGGCAAGCGCACCAGCTGA